The following DNA comes from Ornithobacterium rhinotracheale DSM 15997.
AAGAATGTTTAGAAATTAATCGGAGATTTTTTACTTTTTATGCTAAAAAAAGACCTTACATCATTTTAAAATGGGCAGAAACTGCCAATCATTTTTTTGCGCCCGAGAACGGAGAACAGAAATGGATTACGAGCCAAAAAAGCAAATACCTGAGCCACCAATGGCGTTCAGAAGAAAATGCTATTTTGATTGGGAAGAAAACTTTAGCCATAGACAATCCTTCGTTGAATTGTAGATATGTTAAAGGTGTTGATCCCATTAAAATTGTTATTGGAAATGATTTTTCAGATTTAAAAAACACCACTTTGGTAAAAGACGAAAAGTCTATCATTTATGAAAAAAAATCGTTTTTAGGAGATTTTTCGCTTGAGAATATTTTACACGATTTGCACCAAAAAGGGATTCAAAGTGTAATTGTGGAAGGCGGAATAGAAACATTAAAATCTTTTATACACGAAGGTTTATGGGACGAAGCTCGCGTTCTTCAATCCACTAAAAACTTCTGGGAATCGGGTAGGAGATCGCCTGAATTGAAAAATGCAAAGCATTTGAATACAATAAGTTTTGGAGATGAATTAATTCATTCCTTTAAAAATATAAATAACGAATATTTGCTATGATTTTTGAATGTAAAAGCATTAAAAATCCGATTGAGAATATAATTACCAAAGAGAAA
Coding sequences within:
- the ribD gene encoding bifunctional diaminohydroxyphosphoribosylaminopyrimidine deaminase/5-amino-6-(5-phosphoribosylamino)uracil reductase RibD produces the protein MVHQQFMQRCLQLAQNGLGTTYPNPVVGAVIVHDEKIIGEGWHYKAGQPHAEINAINSVKDKSLLSKSTIYVSLEPCAHFGKTPPCANAIVENKIPKVVIGCRDAAAHVNGKGVEILKNAGVEVVEGILEKECLEINRRFFTFYAKKRPYIILKWAETANHFFAPENGEQKWITSQKSKYLSHQWRSEENAILIGKKTLAIDNPSLNCRYVKGVDPIKIVIGNDFSDLKNTTLVKDEKSIIYEKKSFLGDFSLENILHDLHQKGIQSVIVEGGIETLKSFIHEGLWDEARVLQSTKNFWESGRRSPELKNAKHLNTISFGDELIHSFKNINNEYLL